Proteins from one Sarcophilus harrisii chromosome 2, mSarHar1.11, whole genome shotgun sequence genomic window:
- the ASXL1 gene encoding polycomb group protein ASXL1 isoform X6, producing the protein MLHSNSRGGEGLFYKLPGRISLFTLKKDALQWSRNPSVPEGEELEDTADVESCGSNEASTVSGDNDVSLDETSSNASCSTESQGRTISTPRETYRAASQTSKPKKKTGVMLPRVVLTPLKVNGAHMESASGFSGRHADGESSSTSSSSCSSLALCSTAIRNRVEITRDPPQILRGIRKPATGQMKRNRGEEIDFETPGSILVNTNLRALINSRTFNALPSHFQQQLLFLLPEVDRQVGTDGLMRLSSSALNNEFFTHAAQSWRERLADGEFTHEMQVRIRQEMEKEKKIEQWKEKFFEDYYGQKLGLTREEALQQNSSQEEAELKGGMCVPGEAARPQRSPATRQRDGHFKKRSRPDLRCRARRSLYKKHEPEQTETTKETTPVVADSSLYKEEKAETDLTEGSGPCLPGVSSVELKPDVPETPIVTMTARIQNSSEVLALASTSLSRIPSLPQENTDQEAKDQKRKSFEQAAASSFPEKKPRLEDRQSFRNTIESVHPEKPQPTKEEPKVPPIRIQLSRIKPPWVVKGQPAYQICPRIVPNTEHSSRGRTGARTLADIKARALQARAQREAATASIGGGGGPGGGGGGNTDEGGGGGEASDHPEHRGAKRTHGRCAPNIQRTQLLPPGHVIDGEQAVLETPEGDWLLSEKDNLSSPPMGEEGCMFQRIAGILTSESEEALPPLTVVSHDQPNDAVVQSSSDTLVQDRLNEKPDLPTDVRTEHESCATSQKGKSDEQGQTVVSENDSIQSQVGEVVLEKADQAQSLDSNSTVKDSIHSLVPSLIPDLLLDERQQDGLLNEVGLNDPNPPTKESSAGQENSKDEEALVADSVTSWLSDSSNVQTVQQQELDSRESTSTIELHNGSDPEKKVTSQTLDLLSCHPATRDSINPSDNLPQLWELSTQGDMDNVCKQIEEVQTLKINGDCEALSTHSESTDTASDLEAELTEDSAETDPDPGLQPSAGQAAVGQESSFVSVAEKRDWNQSDSSLNTNGEPCKADLLSVTAVDKGLELQSWVSHVSVPLEPTESLPQVSSEKQPGSPCLAHTMPSAEANNPLVMQLLQGDLTLEKVLPAAHDTTKLEATQPLSENMEQSSNGSFGESAHDPETDGNVAGRNSSISSPPRALRDLLPQECHNPGAVFPKPKSMQAVPNTPPKISKVIPDAGSPQPSANLVGSSGKVEEMESKEKFSSCSFEEQKELTVSPSLPQHNNVDSALGKSPGKQTTTRIPRFLSPNVISIGPNQISGAPVDKTYVGGQGKKLFGSGFLGNTAVALNHSRSVEPLPPNIPNVEPAFPSKKPGLSKSIVSGGGGEDGGGVQTSRAEWSSKQPPSSFNSIKNENVLACGGGPPKSNAENKKAIGHKPFELMEHFQGMPLVMDLPFFKLPREPGKGLNQPLEPSSIPSQLNIKQAFYGKLSKLQLNSASFNYSSSTPAFPRSLAGSVMQLSHKANFTANHSASLSVQMFTDSSNMEEISLKCSCSLKAMIMCKGCGAFCHDDCIGPSKLCVLCLVVR; encoded by the exons GATTTTCTGGACGGCATGCTGATGGAGAGAGCAGTAGCACATCTAGCAGCAGTTGTAGCTCCCTGGCTCTGTGTAGCACTGCCATTCGAAATCGGGTGGAAATTACCCGTGACCCTCCCCAGATTTTACGAGGTATCCGGAAACCAGCAACAG GGCAAATGAAACGCAACAGAGGGGAAGAGATAGATTTTGAGACACCTGGTTCTATCCTTGTCAACACAAATCTTCGTGCCCTGATAAATTCTCGAACCTTCAATGCCCTTCCTTCACATTTCCAGCAACaacttctcttcctcctgcctGAGGTGGACAGACAG GTTGGGACAGATGGCCTAATGCGACTCAGCAGCAGTGCTCTGAATAATGAGTTTTTCACCCATGCGGCTCAGAGTTGGCGGGAACGCTTGGCTGATG GTGAATTCACTCATGAGATGCAAGTCAGAATACGacaggaaatggagaaagaaaagaagatagaacaatggaaagaaaaattctttgaagATTACTATGGACAAAA GTTGGGTTTGACCAGAGAAGAGGCCCTGCAGCAGAATTCTAGCCAGGAAGAAGCTGAACTCAAGGGTGGCATGTGCGTTCCAGGGGAAGCAGCGCGACCGCAACGTAGTCCTGCTACACGTCAGCGGGATGGCCACTTCAAGAAACGTTCTAGGCCAGACCTTCGCTGCAGAGCCAGAAGAAGTCTGTATAAGAAACATGAACCTGAACAAACAGAAACCACTAAAGAGACAACACCTGTGGTAGCGGATTCTTccctttataaagaagaaaaggctGAAACAGATTTGACAGAAGGAAGCGGTCCATGTCTGCCTGGTGTGTCCTCCGTGGAATTAAAACCAGATGTCCCAGAAACACCAATTGTGACCATGACTGCCAGGATCCAAAACAGTTCAGAGGTCCTGGCCTTAGCCTCTACTTCTCTCAGCAGAATTCCTAGCTTGCCCCAGGAGAATACTGACCAGGAGGCAAAGGACCAGAAACGGAAGTCCTTCGAGCAGGCAGCCGCTTCCTCCTTTCCCGAAAAGAAGCCCCGGCTTGAAGATCGTCAGTCCTTTCGTAACACAATTGAAAGTGTTCACCCCGAAAAGCCGCAGCCTACTAAAGAGGAGCCCAAAGTCCCGCCCATCCGG atTCAACTTTCACGTATCAAACCGCCCTGGGTGGTTAAAGGTCAGCCCGCTTACCAGATATGCCCCCGCATTGTCCCCAACACAGAACACTCCAGCCGGGGCAGAACTGGTGCCAGAACTCTCGCAGACATTAAGGCCCGCGCTCTGCAAGCCCGAGCCCAGAGAGAAGCTGCCACAGCCTCCATTGGAGGTGGGGGTGGGCCagggggaggtggtggagggaacACCGATGAAGGAGGCGGTGGAGGTGAGGCTAGTGACCATCCCGAGCACAGGGGAGCCAAGAGGACTCACGGAAGGTGTGCGCCAAATATACAACGAACACAACTATTGCCGCCTGGTCATGTCATAGATGGGGAACAAGCCGTGTTAGAGACTCCTGAAGGCGACTGGCTGCTGTCTGAGAAAGACAACTTGTCCTCTCCTCCCATGGGAGAAGAAGGCTGCATGTTTCAGAGAATTGCTGGCATTCTCACAAGTGAGTCAGAAGAGGCTCTGCCACCTCTCACTGTTGTTTCTCATGACCAGCCAAATGATGCTGTGGTGCAGTCATCTTCCGACACCCTAGTTCAAGACAGGTTGAATGAGAAGCCTGATTTGCCTACTGATGTAAGGACTGAACATGAGTCTTGTGCCACTTCTCAGAAAGGGAAGAGTGACGAACAGGGACAGACAGTTGTCTCAGAGAATGATTCTATTCAGTCTCAGGTAGGAGAAGTTGTCTTAGAAAAGGCTGACCAGGCCCAAAGTTTGGACTCTAATTCCACTGTGAAGGACTCTATACATTCATTGGTACCCAGTCTAATCCCTGATTTGTTATTGGATGAAAGGCAGCAAGATGGACTGTTGAATGAGGTAGGACTTAATGACCCAAATCCACCCACAAAGGAAAGCAGCGCTGGCCAAGAGAACTCGAAAGATGAAGAAGCTCTTGTTGCTGACAGTGTAACTTCTTGGTTATCTGACTCATCCAATGTCCAGACAGTACAACAGCAAGAGCTGGACTCTAGGGAAAGCACCTCAACTATTGAACTGCACAATGGAAGTGACCCAGAGAAAAAGGTTACTTCTCAAACATTGGATTTACTCAGTTGCCACCCTGCAACCCGAGATAGCATTAATCCTTCTGATAATCTTCCTCAACTTTGGGAACTCTCAACACAAGGAGATATGGATAATGTCTGTAAACAGATTGAAGAAGTTCAAACACTTAAAATTAATGGAGATTGTGAAGCACTGAGTACTCACAGTGAGTCAACAGACACGGCCTCTGACTTGGAAGCTGAGCTAACAGAAGACAGTGCAGAGACAGATCCAGATCCGGGCCTCCAACCCAGTGCTGGGCAAGCTGCTGTTGGACAAGAATCTTCGTTTGTGAGCGTGGCTGAGAAACGTGATTGGAATCAATCTGACTCTTCTTTAAATACTAACGGAGAGCCGTGCAAGGCAGACTTGCTTTCAGTAACTGCAGTGGACAAAGGGCTTGAGCTTCAAAGCTGGGTGTCTCATGTATCTGTTCCTCTGGAGCCCACTGAGTCTTTACCACAAGTCAGTTCCGAAAAACAACCAGGGTCTCCATGCCTTGCCCATACGATGCCATCAGCCGAGGCCAATAATCCACTGGTGATGCAGTTGCTACAGGGCGACTTGACCTTGGAGAAGGTACTGCCAGCAGCACATGATACTACCAAATTGGAAGCTACACAGCCATTATCTGAAAACATGGAGCAGAGTAGCAATGGTTCTTTTGGAGAATCTGCTCACGATCCTGAGACAGATGGAAATGTTGCCGGGAGAAATAGCTCTATCTCTAGTCCCCCAAGGGCTTTAAGGGATCTGCTTCCACAGGAATGCCATAATCCTGGGGCAGTGTTTCCTAAGCCCAAGAGTATGCAGGCTGTCCCTAACACTCCCCCAAAGATCTCCAAGGTTATCCCTGATGCAGGCTCCCCACAGCCATCGGCAAACCTGGTAGGATCTTCTGGGAAAGTGGAAGAAATGGAGTCCAAAGAAAAATTCTCTTCCTGCAGTTTTGAAGAGCAAAAAGAGTTGACTGTATCCCCCAGCCTGCCACAACACAATAATGTAGATTCAGCCCTGGGTAAAAGTCCAGGAAAGCAAACTACCACGAGGATACCTCGGTTCTTGTCTCCAAATGTGATCTCCATTGGTCCCAATCAAATCTCTGGGGCCCCAGTGGACAAAACCTATGTTGGTGGACAAGGGAAAAAGCTTTTTGGCTCTGGATTCCTTGGGAACACAGCTGTGGCCCTGAATCATTCCAGGTCAGTGGAACCCCTGCCTCCCAACATCCCTAACGTGGAGCCAGCTTTTCCTAGTAAGAAACCAGGATTAAGCAAAAGCATAGtatctggaggaggaggagaagatggaGGAGGAGTCCAGACATCAAGAGCCGAATGGTCCTCAAAGCAACCCCCCAGCTCTTTTAACAGCATCAAGAATGAGAACGTGTTGGCCTGTGGGGGTGGCCCTCCCAAGAGTAATGCAGAGAACAAGAAAGCCATTGGCCACAAACCTTTTGAACTCATGGAGCATTTTCAAGGGATGCCCCTTGTCATGGATTTGCCATTCTTCAAGCTCCCCAGAGAACCTGGAAAAGGGCTCAATCAACCATTAGAACCTTCTTCCATCCCCTCCCAGCTCAATATCAAGCAGGCATTTTATGGGAAGCTTTCTAAGCTGCAGTTGAATTCTGCCAGTTTTAATTATTCATCTAGCACACCGGCCTTTCCCAGAAGCCTAGCTGGGAGTGTGATGCAGCTTAGCCACAAAGCAAACTTTACTGCAAACCACAGTGCATCACTCTCTGTGCAAATGTTCACCGATAGCAGCAACATGGAAGAAATCTCACTCAAATGCTCCTGTAGCCTAAAAGCTATGATTATGTGTAAAGGATGTGGGGCATTTTGTCACGATGACTGTATAGGACCCTCAAAGCTTTGTGTATTGTGCCTTGTGGTGAGATAA
- the ASXL1 gene encoding polycomb group protein ASXL1 isoform X7 produces the protein MVIFIYNDVSLDETSSNASCSTESQGRTISTPRETYRAASQTSKPKKKTGVMLPRVVLTPLKVNGAHMESASGFSGRHADGESSSTSSSSCSSLALCSTAIRNRVEITRDPPQILRGIRKPATGQMKRNRGEEIDFETPGSILVNTNLRALINSRTFNALPSHFQQQLLFLLPEVDRQVGTDGLMRLSSSALNNEFFTHAAQSWRERLADGEFTHEMQVRIRQEMEKEKKIEQWKEKFFEDYYGQKLGLTREEALQQNSSQEEAELKGGMCVPGEAARPQRSPATRQRDGHFKKRSRPDLRCRARRSLYKKHEPEQTETTKETTPVVADSSLYKEEKAETDLTEGSGPCLPGVSSVELKPDVPETPIVTMTARIQNSSEVLALASTSLSRIPSLPQENTDQEAKDQKRKSFEQAAASSFPEKKPRLEDRQSFRNTIESVHPEKPQPTKEEPKVPPIRIQLSRIKPPWVVKGQPAYQICPRIVPNTEHSSRGRTGARTLADIKARALQARAQREAATASIGGGGGPGGGGGGNTDEGGGGGEASDHPEHRGAKRTHGRCAPNIQRTQLLPPGHVIDGEQAVLETPEGDWLLSEKDNLSSPPMGEEGCMFQRIAGILTSESEEALPPLTVVSHDQPNDAVVQSSSDTLVQDRLNEKPDLPTDVRTEHESCATSQKGKSDEQGQTVVSENDSIQSQVGEVVLEKADQAQSLDSNSTVKDSIHSLVPSLIPDLLLDERQQDGLLNEVGLNDPNPPTKESSAGQENSKDEEALVADSVTSWLSDSSNVQTVQQQELDSRESTSTIELHNGSDPEKKVTSQTLDLLSCHPATRDSINPSDNLPQLWELSTQGDMDNVCKQIEEVQTLKINGDCEALSTHSESTDTASDLEAELTEDSAETDPDPGLQPSAGQAAVGQESSFVSVAEKRDWNQSDSSLNTNGEPCKADLLSVTAVDKGLELQSWVSHVSVPLEPTESLPQVSSEKQPGSPCLAHTMPSAEANNPLVMQLLQGDLTLEKVLPAAHDTTKLEATQPLSENMEQSSNGSFGESAHDPETDGNVAGRNSSISSPPRALRDLLPQECHNPGAVFPKPKSMQAVPNTPPKISKVIPDAGSPQPSANLVGSSGKVEEMESKEKFSSCSFEEQKELTVSPSLPQHNNVDSALGKSPGKQTTTRIPRFLSPNVISIGPNQISGAPVDKTYVGGQGKKLFGSGFLGNTAVALNHSRSVEPLPPNIPNVEPAFPSKKPGLSKSIVSGGGGEDGGGVQTSRAEWSSKQPPSSFNSIKNENVLACGGGPPKSNAENKKAIGHKPFELMEHFQGMPLVMDLPFFKLPREPGKGLNQPLEPSSIPSQLNIKQAFYGKLSKLQLNSASFNYSSSTPAFPRSLAGSVMQLSHKANFTANHSASLSVQMFTDSSNMEEISLKCSCSLKAMIMCKGCGAFCHDDCIGPSKLCVLCLVVR, from the exons GATTTTCTGGACGGCATGCTGATGGAGAGAGCAGTAGCACATCTAGCAGCAGTTGTAGCTCCCTGGCTCTGTGTAGCACTGCCATTCGAAATCGGGTGGAAATTACCCGTGACCCTCCCCAGATTTTACGAGGTATCCGGAAACCAGCAACAG GGCAAATGAAACGCAACAGAGGGGAAGAGATAGATTTTGAGACACCTGGTTCTATCCTTGTCAACACAAATCTTCGTGCCCTGATAAATTCTCGAACCTTCAATGCCCTTCCTTCACATTTCCAGCAACaacttctcttcctcctgcctGAGGTGGACAGACAG GTTGGGACAGATGGCCTAATGCGACTCAGCAGCAGTGCTCTGAATAATGAGTTTTTCACCCATGCGGCTCAGAGTTGGCGGGAACGCTTGGCTGATG GTGAATTCACTCATGAGATGCAAGTCAGAATACGacaggaaatggagaaagaaaagaagatagaacaatggaaagaaaaattctttgaagATTACTATGGACAAAA GTTGGGTTTGACCAGAGAAGAGGCCCTGCAGCAGAATTCTAGCCAGGAAGAAGCTGAACTCAAGGGTGGCATGTGCGTTCCAGGGGAAGCAGCGCGACCGCAACGTAGTCCTGCTACACGTCAGCGGGATGGCCACTTCAAGAAACGTTCTAGGCCAGACCTTCGCTGCAGAGCCAGAAGAAGTCTGTATAAGAAACATGAACCTGAACAAACAGAAACCACTAAAGAGACAACACCTGTGGTAGCGGATTCTTccctttataaagaagaaaaggctGAAACAGATTTGACAGAAGGAAGCGGTCCATGTCTGCCTGGTGTGTCCTCCGTGGAATTAAAACCAGATGTCCCAGAAACACCAATTGTGACCATGACTGCCAGGATCCAAAACAGTTCAGAGGTCCTGGCCTTAGCCTCTACTTCTCTCAGCAGAATTCCTAGCTTGCCCCAGGAGAATACTGACCAGGAGGCAAAGGACCAGAAACGGAAGTCCTTCGAGCAGGCAGCCGCTTCCTCCTTTCCCGAAAAGAAGCCCCGGCTTGAAGATCGTCAGTCCTTTCGTAACACAATTGAAAGTGTTCACCCCGAAAAGCCGCAGCCTACTAAAGAGGAGCCCAAAGTCCCGCCCATCCGG atTCAACTTTCACGTATCAAACCGCCCTGGGTGGTTAAAGGTCAGCCCGCTTACCAGATATGCCCCCGCATTGTCCCCAACACAGAACACTCCAGCCGGGGCAGAACTGGTGCCAGAACTCTCGCAGACATTAAGGCCCGCGCTCTGCAAGCCCGAGCCCAGAGAGAAGCTGCCACAGCCTCCATTGGAGGTGGGGGTGGGCCagggggaggtggtggagggaacACCGATGAAGGAGGCGGTGGAGGTGAGGCTAGTGACCATCCCGAGCACAGGGGAGCCAAGAGGACTCACGGAAGGTGTGCGCCAAATATACAACGAACACAACTATTGCCGCCTGGTCATGTCATAGATGGGGAACAAGCCGTGTTAGAGACTCCTGAAGGCGACTGGCTGCTGTCTGAGAAAGACAACTTGTCCTCTCCTCCCATGGGAGAAGAAGGCTGCATGTTTCAGAGAATTGCTGGCATTCTCACAAGTGAGTCAGAAGAGGCTCTGCCACCTCTCACTGTTGTTTCTCATGACCAGCCAAATGATGCTGTGGTGCAGTCATCTTCCGACACCCTAGTTCAAGACAGGTTGAATGAGAAGCCTGATTTGCCTACTGATGTAAGGACTGAACATGAGTCTTGTGCCACTTCTCAGAAAGGGAAGAGTGACGAACAGGGACAGACAGTTGTCTCAGAGAATGATTCTATTCAGTCTCAGGTAGGAGAAGTTGTCTTAGAAAAGGCTGACCAGGCCCAAAGTTTGGACTCTAATTCCACTGTGAAGGACTCTATACATTCATTGGTACCCAGTCTAATCCCTGATTTGTTATTGGATGAAAGGCAGCAAGATGGACTGTTGAATGAGGTAGGACTTAATGACCCAAATCCACCCACAAAGGAAAGCAGCGCTGGCCAAGAGAACTCGAAAGATGAAGAAGCTCTTGTTGCTGACAGTGTAACTTCTTGGTTATCTGACTCATCCAATGTCCAGACAGTACAACAGCAAGAGCTGGACTCTAGGGAAAGCACCTCAACTATTGAACTGCACAATGGAAGTGACCCAGAGAAAAAGGTTACTTCTCAAACATTGGATTTACTCAGTTGCCACCCTGCAACCCGAGATAGCATTAATCCTTCTGATAATCTTCCTCAACTTTGGGAACTCTCAACACAAGGAGATATGGATAATGTCTGTAAACAGATTGAAGAAGTTCAAACACTTAAAATTAATGGAGATTGTGAAGCACTGAGTACTCACAGTGAGTCAACAGACACGGCCTCTGACTTGGAAGCTGAGCTAACAGAAGACAGTGCAGAGACAGATCCAGATCCGGGCCTCCAACCCAGTGCTGGGCAAGCTGCTGTTGGACAAGAATCTTCGTTTGTGAGCGTGGCTGAGAAACGTGATTGGAATCAATCTGACTCTTCTTTAAATACTAACGGAGAGCCGTGCAAGGCAGACTTGCTTTCAGTAACTGCAGTGGACAAAGGGCTTGAGCTTCAAAGCTGGGTGTCTCATGTATCTGTTCCTCTGGAGCCCACTGAGTCTTTACCACAAGTCAGTTCCGAAAAACAACCAGGGTCTCCATGCCTTGCCCATACGATGCCATCAGCCGAGGCCAATAATCCACTGGTGATGCAGTTGCTACAGGGCGACTTGACCTTGGAGAAGGTACTGCCAGCAGCACATGATACTACCAAATTGGAAGCTACACAGCCATTATCTGAAAACATGGAGCAGAGTAGCAATGGTTCTTTTGGAGAATCTGCTCACGATCCTGAGACAGATGGAAATGTTGCCGGGAGAAATAGCTCTATCTCTAGTCCCCCAAGGGCTTTAAGGGATCTGCTTCCACAGGAATGCCATAATCCTGGGGCAGTGTTTCCTAAGCCCAAGAGTATGCAGGCTGTCCCTAACACTCCCCCAAAGATCTCCAAGGTTATCCCTGATGCAGGCTCCCCACAGCCATCGGCAAACCTGGTAGGATCTTCTGGGAAAGTGGAAGAAATGGAGTCCAAAGAAAAATTCTCTTCCTGCAGTTTTGAAGAGCAAAAAGAGTTGACTGTATCCCCCAGCCTGCCACAACACAATAATGTAGATTCAGCCCTGGGTAAAAGTCCAGGAAAGCAAACTACCACGAGGATACCTCGGTTCTTGTCTCCAAATGTGATCTCCATTGGTCCCAATCAAATCTCTGGGGCCCCAGTGGACAAAACCTATGTTGGTGGACAAGGGAAAAAGCTTTTTGGCTCTGGATTCCTTGGGAACACAGCTGTGGCCCTGAATCATTCCAGGTCAGTGGAACCCCTGCCTCCCAACATCCCTAACGTGGAGCCAGCTTTTCCTAGTAAGAAACCAGGATTAAGCAAAAGCATAGtatctggaggaggaggagaagatggaGGAGGAGTCCAGACATCAAGAGCCGAATGGTCCTCAAAGCAACCCCCCAGCTCTTTTAACAGCATCAAGAATGAGAACGTGTTGGCCTGTGGGGGTGGCCCTCCCAAGAGTAATGCAGAGAACAAGAAAGCCATTGGCCACAAACCTTTTGAACTCATGGAGCATTTTCAAGGGATGCCCCTTGTCATGGATTTGCCATTCTTCAAGCTCCCCAGAGAACCTGGAAAAGGGCTCAATCAACCATTAGAACCTTCTTCCATCCCCTCCCAGCTCAATATCAAGCAGGCATTTTATGGGAAGCTTTCTAAGCTGCAGTTGAATTCTGCCAGTTTTAATTATTCATCTAGCACACCGGCCTTTCCCAGAAGCCTAGCTGGGAGTGTGATGCAGCTTAGCCACAAAGCAAACTTTACTGCAAACCACAGTGCATCACTCTCTGTGCAAATGTTCACCGATAGCAGCAACATGGAAGAAATCTCACTCAAATGCTCCTGTAGCCTAAAAGCTATGATTATGTGTAAAGGATGTGGGGCATTTTGTCACGATGACTGTATAGGACCCTCAAAGCTTTGTGTATTGTGCCTTGTGGTGAGATAA